In a single window of the Streptomyces sp. NBC_00094 genome:
- a CDS encoding acyl-CoA dehydrogenase, with protein MGHYKSNLRDIEFNLFEVLGRDKVYGTGPFEEMDVETAKSILDEIRRLAENELAESFTDADRNPPVFDPETNTAPVPASFKKSYKAFMDSEYWRLGIPEGIGGTVAPRSLVWAYAELLLGANPAIWMYSSGPAFAGVLYNEGNEAQKKVAQIAVEKRWGSTMVLTEPDAGSDVGAGRTKAVQQEDGSWHIEGVKRFITSGEHDMEENILHYVLARPEGAGPGTKGLSLFLVPKYEFDWETGELGARNGVYATNVEHKMGLKASNTCEMTFGDRHPAKGWLIGDKHEGIRQMFLIIEFARMMVGTKAISTLSTGYLNALEYAKERVQGTDLANFMDKAAPKVTITHHPDVRRSLMTQKAYAEGMRTLVLYTASVQDEIAIKEAAGEDVKALHGLNDLLLPIVKGYGSEKGYEQLAQSLQTFGGSGFLQEYPIEQYIRDAKIDTLYEGTTAIQGQDFFFRKIVRDQGASLNALSEEIKKFLAVGTGGEELAGARDALAKAAVDLEGIVGTMITDLTATGEDVRNIYKVGLNTTRLLLASGDVVVGYLLLKGAAVAAEKLAAGATPKDVPFYQGKIAAAKFFAANVLPGVSAERALAEVVDGSVMDLDEAAF; from the coding sequence ATGGGGCACTACAAGTCGAATCTCCGCGACATCGAGTTCAACCTCTTCGAGGTCCTCGGCCGCGACAAGGTCTACGGCACCGGTCCGTTCGAGGAGATGGACGTCGAGACCGCCAAGAGCATTCTCGACGAGATCCGTCGCCTCGCCGAGAACGAGCTCGCGGAGTCCTTCACCGACGCCGACCGCAACCCGCCGGTCTTCGACCCGGAGACGAACACCGCCCCCGTCCCGGCCTCCTTCAAGAAGTCCTACAAGGCCTTCATGGACTCCGAGTACTGGCGCCTCGGCATCCCCGAGGGCATCGGCGGCACCGTCGCCCCGCGCTCCCTCGTCTGGGCCTACGCGGAGCTGCTGCTCGGCGCGAACCCGGCCATCTGGATGTACTCCTCCGGCCCGGCCTTCGCCGGCGTCCTCTACAACGAGGGCAACGAGGCGCAGAAGAAGGTCGCCCAGATCGCGGTCGAGAAGCGCTGGGGCTCCACCATGGTCCTCACCGAGCCCGACGCCGGTTCCGACGTCGGCGCCGGCCGCACCAAGGCCGTCCAGCAGGAGGACGGCTCCTGGCACATCGAGGGCGTGAAGCGCTTCATCACCTCCGGTGAGCACGACATGGAGGAGAACATCCTCCACTACGTCCTCGCCCGCCCCGAGGGTGCCGGCCCCGGCACCAAGGGCCTCTCCCTCTTCCTCGTCCCGAAGTACGAGTTCGACTGGGAGACCGGCGAGCTCGGCGCCCGCAACGGCGTCTACGCCACCAACGTCGAGCACAAGATGGGCCTCAAGGCCTCCAACACGTGCGAGATGACCTTCGGCGACCGGCACCCCGCCAAGGGCTGGCTCATCGGCGACAAGCACGAGGGCATCCGCCAGATGTTCCTCATCATCGAGTTCGCCCGCATGATGGTCGGCACGAAGGCGATCTCCACCCTCTCCACGGGCTACCTCAACGCCCTGGAGTACGCCAAGGAGCGCGTGCAGGGCACCGACCTGGCCAACTTCATGGACAAGGCCGCGCCCAAGGTCACCATCACGCACCACCCCGACGTCCGCCGCTCGCTGATGACGCAGAAGGCGTACGCCGAGGGCATGCGCACCCTCGTCCTCTACACGGCCTCCGTGCAGGACGAGATCGCCATCAAGGAAGCGGCCGGCGAGGACGTCAAGGCGCTCCACGGCCTGAACGACCTGCTGCTCCCGATCGTGAAGGGCTACGGCTCCGAGAAGGGCTACGAGCAGCTCGCGCAGTCGCTCCAGACCTTCGGCGGCTCCGGCTTCCTGCAGGAGTACCCGATCGAGCAGTACATCCGGGACGCCAAGATCGACACCCTCTACGAGGGCACCACGGCCATCCAGGGCCAGGACTTCTTCTTCCGCAAGATCGTCCGCGACCAGGGCGCGTCCCTGAACGCCCTGTCCGAGGAGATCAAGAAGTTCCTCGCGGTCGGCACCGGCGGCGAGGAGCTGGCCGGCGCCCGCGACGCGCTCGCCAAGGCCGCCGTCGACCTCGAAGGCATCGTCGGCACGATGATCACCGACCTCACCGCCACCGGCGAGGACGTCAGGAACATCTACAAGGTCGGCCTCAACACCACCCGCCTGCTGCTCGCCTCCGGCGACGTCGTCGTCGGCTACCTGCTCCTCAAGGGCGCTGCCGTCGCCGC